Below is a genomic region from Streptococcus salivarius.
CCTAACAGAAAGAGAAGAACCAAGATAAAGTGATCATTAAAGACGTAGCGGCTATACTTAGCACAGCGGGCATTGAATCGCTTGCTACGCTCCATAAATAGCTTAGCTATCATGACAATTCTCCCTTAGTTAGCTGCATGTAGATATCGTTAAGACTAGCACTATCATCGCCAAAAGTCTGACGGAGCTCCTCAAGATTTCCCTGTGCCAAGACCTGTCCATGATGCAAAATCACGAAGCGGTCGCACATCTTCTCAGCTGAATCCAAAACGTGTGTAGACATGAGAATTGCCTTGCCCTTAGCTTTTTCCTCAGCTAAAAGCTCAATTAAGTCGGAGATTGCCAAGGGGTCCAAGCCCAAGAAGGGTTCATCAACTATGAAAAGACTTGGATTCACAATAAAGGCACAGATAATCATGACCTTCTGCTTCATCCCCTTTGAAAACTGAGTCGGGAACCAATCTAACTTTTCATCTAAGCGAAAGAGTTTGAGGTACTTGTCCGCACGTGCCATACCCTCAGTCACATCAAGACCATAGGCCATCAGCACAGTTTCCAAATGTTCACGAAGCGTCAATTCTTCATAGAGACTTGGTGTTTCGGGAATATAACCTATCTTCTGACGATAGCTGGCTGGATCTTGTTGAATAGTTAACCCATCAATGGCAATCTGTCCCCCATAAGGTGTTAAGAGACCAATAATCTCGTTAATTGTTGTTGATTTCCCAGCACCATTAAGACCAATGAGACCAACTAATTCACCATCAGCCACCTCAAAGGTCACATCTTTTAGGACGGGAATATTAGCGTAACCACCCGTCACCTTTTCTAATTTAAGCATTATCTTTTCTCTCTTTGGTATGATATAATCTATTATAACAAAAACTCATGGAAAGGTCGTTATTATGGATAATTGTATTTTCTGTAAAATTATATCTGGGGAAATCCCATCATCAAAAGTCTACGAGGACGACAAGGTCTTAGCCTTCCTCGATATCTCACAAGCTACAAAAGGACATACCTTGGTCATTCCTAAAGAACACGTTCGCAACATTTTAGAAATGTCTGCTGCGACTGCTGAGACTGTCTTTAGCCGTGTTCCAAAAATTGCCCGTGCCGTGCAAAAAGCAACTGGAGCTATCGGCATGAATATCCTTAATAACAACGAAGAGGTTGCTGGACAAACCGTCTTCCACGCCCACATCCACCTCGTTCCTCGTTACGGTGCAGATGACGGTATCCACATGAGCTTTGATGAACACGAACCTGACTTTGCTGCCCTTGCCAACCTTGCTGACAGCATTGCTAAAGAGGTAACAGAATGAAAATCGGACGCTATCTAGCTCTTGGAGCCCTCGCCTATGGTGCCTACTACGCTTACACACGACGTGAAGACATCAAGGAAGAACTCCTAGACCTCAACCAATCACGAGAAAATATCTCCTACGATTTGGATAATATCAAACGAAACCTTGACATCATCAAGGAACAGAACCTGGTACTTGCTGACATCAAACAAGACCTCAACTATAAAACACGTGTCTTCAAGAAAGACCTTGAACCCCGACTCAACATCATCCAAGAACGCTTGCAAAAGTATCAAGGTGAGGACAAAGAATAAAGGTAAGTAGCATGAAGCTACTTACCTTTTTTGCTGATGAAAAATCGACAACTACTTGTATTCTGTAAAAATCAATTTAGCGTCATCAGCCTTTGTTGACTCGTCATATCCACTATAATTAATACTTATAACTTGATTTTTCTTTAATTTAACAACAACATCTGTATTGCCTGAATTGTATTCTTGGCTTTTTGAAGTGTTTGAATCTAAATCTTCAATGGTGATACTCCAACCAAGATTACTAAATTCTGGATTAAGATTAACGTTAGTACTTAATTTGTAGGTTCCTTCCTTAATATCTCTACCTACAATAAATTCTCCCTGACCAAGTTCATTACTTGGCTCAACTTCCTTAGGTACTGCATTAAATTTTACTTTTGAAATATTTTGTAACTGAAGAGTGTCTCCATCAAATAAAATAAGTCTAATCTTTGAAGCATCATTTGTAATATTTCCAACTGCACCTGCAACAAAGTTTATAAAAAGACCATCTTCAGACTTTCTTGTTCCTAAAATATTCCCTGAACCACCCGTAACCTCGATATCATAGATTCCCGGCTCAACATCACCTTTTTTGCCTACAGTAATATCATCAGTAACATAAATTTCATCTGTAGATTTGGAGCTATCAATAAGTTTTTGGAAAGGATCTGACTTAGTAACCTTAACATCTGATTGTTTTACCTTAGGATTGCCCTCCGATGTCTTACTATCACTTTGACACCCCACCAATGTAGTACCAACGAATAGTAAAAGAATAAATGCAATTAATTTTTTCATAGTATTTTCTCCTAAAATTATTTTTTACTTTGTAATGTTACTGTTGCTTCTGAATCGATTGATTTGATTAGCGAAGTATAATATTTTTCTGCTGATTCCTCTATTATACTTCTGTGATCGTTTAAATAAGATTCCTGCTCCTTGTTAGAAAATCCTTCTGCAACTGCTTTACCAGTATCAATATTAGGAGTTGATGCACTCAAGATTCCCCCACTAGTGTCATATAATTTATAAGGACTATCTTTATCTAGTCCTACACCAATGGGCTCAAATTTAGACAAAGTCACAAGATAATGGTGTTCACCTTCTTTACTAATAGAAACACCTTTTTTAATACCGAATTTTGCAGTATAGTTAAGAATAATAATTGCTCTCTTTTCAGAACCAGGAATTACAAATTTAGTACCAAATAACTTTGTATTATCTTTAATTGTTTTGACTTTCTGTATACC
It encodes:
- a CDS encoding ABC transporter ATP-binding protein; the protein is MLKLEKVTGGYANIPVLKDVTFEVADGELVGLIGLNGAGKSTTINEIIGLLTPYGGQIAIDGLTIQQDPASYRQKIGYIPETPSLYEELTLREHLETVLMAYGLDVTEGMARADKYLKLFRLDEKLDWFPTQFSKGMKQKVMIICAFIVNPSLFIVDEPFLGLDPLAISDLIELLAEEKAKGKAILMSTHVLDSAEKMCDRFVILHHGQVLAQGNLEELRQTFGDDSASLNDIYMQLTKGELS
- a CDS encoding HIT family protein, which codes for MDNCIFCKIISGEIPSSKVYEDDKVLAFLDISQATKGHTLVIPKEHVRNILEMSAATAETVFSRVPKIARAVQKATGAIGMNILNNNEEVAGQTVFHAHIHLVPRYGADDGIHMSFDEHEPDFAALANLADSIAKEVTE
- a CDS encoding DUF4230 domain-containing protein; the protein is MKLVKKFFKTKILLWKAVGIGLIALLGLVFGLYISFSTANSESNQTTNTYSTIKKIEKVQEVVLLNVGIQKVKTIKDNTKLFGTKFVIPGSEKRAIIILNYTAKFGIKKGVSISKEGEHHYLVTLSKFEPIGVGLDKDSPYKLYDTSGGILSASTPNIDTGKAVAEGFSNKEQESYLNDHRSIIEESAEKYYTSLIKSIDSEATVTLQSKK